GGGTTCTCTCAGTCAACCTTGGACAGATGGGTCAGCCATTCACGGCCCTTGAGCAGGCCATTCCAGTAGAACCACGGCAGCAGGGTCGCCTTGAGAAACCAGGCTGAACGACGCGGCACTGTCGGGTCGAGGGGAAAGGTCGGCAGCAACTTACCGGCGTAACCGAACTCGGCGAGAATCACCTTGCCCTTCTCCACCGTCAGCGGGCAGGAACCGTAGCCGTCGTACTTGAGTGGCAACGGCTGTTGCTTGCGCAGGGCCAGCAGGTTTTGCGCTACCACCACGATCTGCTTGCGCACGGCGGCGGCAGTTTTCGCGTTGCTAGTGGAACAGACATCGCCCAAGGCAAAAACGTCTGTATAGCGTGCGTGTTGCAGGCTGTGCGGGTTCACTTCGCACCAGCCAGCGGCGTCGGCCAGCGGGCTTTGGCGGATGAAATCCGGCGAGACCTGAGGCGGCACGACGTGCAGCAGGTCGAAGGTTTTTTCTTCTACGGTCACGACACCCGCAGCGTCCTTGACCTCAAACCACGCGGTTTTCGACGGCCCGTCAACCTTGACCAGATTGGAATTGAAGGCCAGCCGGGCGTTGTACTTTTCGATGTACTTCATCAACGGCGGCACGAATATCGCCACGCCGAATAACGCAGCGCCGGCCAGATTGAACTCGACGTCGAATTTGTTCAGAACACCGGTTTTACGCCAGTGATCGCAGGACAAGTACAAGGCTTTCTGCGGCGCACCGGCGCATTTGATCGGTATCGCTGGCTGGGTGAAGATCGCTTTTCCGCCGCGCAATCCCTGGACCAGTTCCCAGGTGTAGGCCGCGTGCCGATAGCTGTAATTGGAGGTCACGCCGTTCTGGCCGAGGGTGTCCTGCAAGCCTTCGATTTTCTCCCAGGCCAGGCGCAAACCGGGGCAGACGACGAGGTTCTGGTAACTGACGGTGCGGCCATCGTCGAGGGTCAGCTGTTTGCTGTCGGGGGCGATGTCAGTCACGGACGCCTGCAACCAGGTGGCCTGGCGCGGCATCACCGAGGACATCGGGCGCGCGGTGTTTTTCACCGCGTAAGCACCACCGCCCACCAGCGTCCACGCCGGTTGGTAGTAATGCTGGCTGTCGGGTTCGATGACGGTGATGTTTAAACCCGGATCGCGTTTCAGCAGGCTGGCAACCAAACCAATGCCGGCGGTCCCGCCGCCTATTACCACGATGTCGGCACTGATGGATGGGCCCCAGTGTTGATCGTTCATCATTCATTCCTTGTTATTGCACGCAT
The Pseudomonas lini DNA segment above includes these coding regions:
- a CDS encoding FAD-dependent oxidoreductase, with the protein product MNDQHWGPSISADIVVIGGGTAGIGLVASLLKRDPGLNITVIEPDSQHYYQPAWTLVGGGAYAVKNTARPMSSVMPRQATWLQASVTDIAPDSKQLTLDDGRTVSYQNLVVCPGLRLAWEKIEGLQDTLGQNGVTSNYSYRHAAYTWELVQGLRGGKAIFTQPAIPIKCAGAPQKALYLSCDHWRKTGVLNKFDVEFNLAGAALFGVAIFVPPLMKYIEKYNARLAFNSNLVKVDGPSKTAWFEVKDAAGVVTVEEKTFDLLHVVPPQVSPDFIRQSPLADAAGWCEVNPHSLQHARYTDVFALGDVCSTSNAKTAAAVRKQIVVVAQNLLALRKQQPLPLKYDGYGSCPLTVEKGKVILAEFGYAGKLLPTFPLDPTVPRRSAWFLKATLLPWFYWNGLLKGREWLTHLSKVD